A single window of Polaribacter sp. SA4-10 DNA harbors:
- the rseP gene encoding RIP metalloprotease RseP, producing the protein MEILIKASQFILSLSLLIVLHELGHFIPAKLFKIKVEKFYLFFDYKFSIFKKKIGDTVYGIGWIPLGGYVKIAGMIDESMDTEQLAQPVQPWEFRSKPAWQRLIIMLGGVFVNFVLGIFIYIMLMYAYGEKFLPNDNVKDGVWVQDKLATDLGLQTGDKVLTVDGEKIKKFYGLSLEFINGNNYQIERNGEVLDKEIPTDFISQLMDRGKDAGPFILPRYPFVIAGISEGSPNLNSDLKSKDIVTTINGNAIKYFDEAQTELDKFKNQDITITVKRGNETKEIPVKVTSEGKLGVGIGQLSANDLEKLGYYDLARFEYSFAEAIPAGWNKSWKTLTDYVKQLKKIFNPSTGAYKGLGGFISIGSIFPAEWSAESFWNITAFLSIMLGFMNLLPIPALDGGHVVFTLWEMITGKKPGDKFLEYAQVVGFVLLIALLLFANGNDIFRLFK; encoded by the coding sequence ATGGAAATATTAATAAAAGCATCGCAATTTATACTAAGTTTATCTTTACTAATTGTTTTGCACGAATTAGGGCACTTTATCCCTGCAAAATTATTTAAAATTAAAGTAGAAAAATTCTACTTATTTTTCGATTATAAATTCTCAATTTTTAAGAAAAAAATTGGTGATACCGTTTATGGTATTGGTTGGATTCCTTTAGGAGGTTATGTAAAAATTGCTGGAATGATAGATGAAAGCATGGATACTGAGCAGCTAGCGCAACCCGTGCAACCTTGGGAGTTTAGATCTAAACCTGCATGGCAGCGTCTTATTATAATGTTAGGTGGTGTTTTTGTGAATTTTGTTTTAGGAATCTTCATTTACATTATGTTAATGTATGCTTATGGAGAGAAATTTTTACCAAATGACAATGTAAAAGATGGTGTTTGGGTACAAGACAAACTAGCAACAGATTTAGGTTTACAGACGGGTGATAAAGTTTTAACTGTTGATGGAGAAAAAATAAAGAAATTCTATGGGTTGTCTTTAGAGTTTATCAACGGAAATAATTACCAGATAGAAAGAAATGGAGAAGTTTTAGATAAAGAAATTCCTACCGATTTTATTTCTCAGTTAATGGACAGAGGCAAAGATGCTGGACCATTTATATTACCACGTTACCCATTTGTAATTGCTGGTATTTCAGAAGGTTCTCCTAATCTAAATTCTGATTTAAAATCAAAAGACATAGTAACTACTATAAATGGTAATGCTATTAAATATTTTGATGAAGCTCAAACTGAACTTGATAAATTTAAGAATCAAGACATTACTATTACAGTAAAAAGAGGAAATGAAACTAAAGAAATTCCTGTAAAAGTAACAAGTGAAGGTAAGTTAGGTGTTGGTATTGGGCAGCTATCTGCTAATGATTTAGAAAAACTAGGATATTATGATTTAGCTCGTTTTGAGTATTCTTTTGCAGAAGCAATTCCTGCTGGTTGGAATAAATCTTGGAAAACACTAACAGATTACGTAAAACAATTAAAAAAGATTTTTAACCCAAGTACAGGTGCTTATAAAGGTTTAGGAGGGTTTATTTCTATTGGTAGTATTTTTCCTGCTGAATGGAGTGCAGAATCTTTTTGGAACATTACAGCATTCTTATCTATTATGTTAGGGTTTATGAATCTTTTACCAATTCCTGCTTTAGATGGTGGACACGTAGTATTTACCCTTTGGGAAATGATTACTGGTAAAAAACCTGGTGACAAATTTTTAGAATATGCGCAAGTAGTTGGGTTTGTTCTACTAATTGCATTATTACTTTTTGCTAACGGAAATGATATTTTTAGATTATTTAAATAA
- a CDS encoding TonB-dependent siderophore receptor encodes MTRNKLLIIAFLVLYMTSFSQEKKEVQELDTVLIKSSRIDLPFKENSRTITVITSKEIENSAAINVADLLQQVAGVDVRRRGTAGSQADLYIRGGGFDQTLLLIDGIKMDDAQTGHHTLNAALPIEVIERIEIIKGPAARVFGQNAFTGAINIVTKKKLSNTVSANIEAGSFGQLNGSVTVGKEFKNASIIAHVGALTSGGYRDNSDYNNYNYLVKGVFNKKKQPIEVLATFFDKKFGAQNFYTPESWGFNEYEETQSSLLGVSSTFKKENFKITPRIYWKRGQDIFQLKRDDPSFYRNLHITNKVGVETNASYTSNAGITGFGADISKVFIRSNNLGDRNRTMVNLFLEHRFKLANDKLDITPGVAVTYFSDFKFHAFPGLDIGYQLSDNLKAYGNLGLTYRIPTYTDLFYNDSSTSGNPNLKPEEAFAQEIGLKYNSGKFTASLAIFNRNATNLIDFVKPNTTATKYEATNIAEVNTKGFELNADYRFKISDYNQTLSFGYNFLDDDILDQNKELSRYSLNTLKHQFITRFTSKLFKNVRQNIIYKHAERTIGGSYNVWDASVIVDFTKFSVTVTANNIFDAAYIESGFVPMPPSNVLFGLRYNF; translated from the coding sequence ATGACACGAAATAAATTATTAATTATTGCTTTTTTAGTATTGTATATGACTTCTTTTTCTCAGGAAAAAAAGGAAGTTCAAGAATTAGATACTGTTTTAATAAAATCTTCTAGAATAGATTTGCCATTTAAAGAAAATTCTAGAACAATAACTGTTATCACTTCTAAAGAGATAGAAAATAGCGCTGCAATAAATGTAGCAGATTTATTACAACAGGTTGCTGGTGTAGATGTTAGAAGAAGAGGAACTGCTGGTAGTCAAGCAGATTTATATATTAGAGGAGGAGGTTTTGATCAAACATTATTATTAATTGATGGTATTAAAATGGATGACGCTCAAACAGGTCATCATACTTTAAATGCTGCTTTACCGATAGAGGTTATAGAAAGAATAGAAATTATTAAAGGTCCTGCAGCACGAGTTTTTGGTCAGAATGCATTTACAGGAGCAATAAATATTGTTACTAAAAAGAAATTATCAAATACGGTTTCTGCCAATATTGAAGCAGGTTCTTTTGGGCAATTAAATGGTTCTGTAACTGTTGGTAAGGAGTTTAAAAACGCATCAATTATTGCACATGTTGGCGCGTTAACTTCAGGTGGTTATCGTGATAATTCTGATTATAATAATTACAATTATTTAGTAAAAGGTGTTTTTAACAAGAAAAAGCAACCTATTGAAGTACTTGCAACTTTTTTCGATAAGAAATTTGGCGCACAAAACTTTTATACTCCAGAATCATGGGGTTTTAATGAATATGAAGAAACTCAGAGTAGTTTGCTAGGTGTTTCATCAACATTTAAAAAAGAAAATTTTAAAATTACACCAAGAATTTATTGGAAAAGAGGTCAAGATATATTTCAATTAAAAAGAGATGATCCTAGTTTTTATAGAAACTTACATATAACGAATAAAGTAGGTGTAGAAACAAATGCTTCTTATACATCTAACGCAGGTATTACAGGTTTTGGTGCAGATATTTCTAAAGTTTTTATAAGAAGTAATAATTTAGGAGATAGAAATAGAACAATGGTAAACTTGTTTTTAGAACACCGTTTTAAATTGGCAAATGATAAATTAGATATAACGCCTGGTGTTGCTGTTACTTATTTTTCTGATTTTAAATTTCATGCATTTCCAGGATTGGATATTGGGTATCAATTATCAGATAATTTAAAAGCGTATGGAAACCTAGGTTTAACTTACAGAATACCAACATATACAGATTTGTTTTACAATGATAGCAGTACTAGTGGAAACCCTAATTTAAAACCAGAAGAAGCTTTTGCACAAGAAATAGGATTGAAATATAACTCAGGAAAATTTACAGCTTCTTTGGCAATTTTTAATAGAAATGCTACTAATTTAATTGATTTTGTTAAGCCAAATACTACAGCAACAAAATATGAAGCAACAAATATTGCAGAAGTAAATACCAAAGGTTTTGAGTTAAATGCAGATTATCGTTTTAAAATAAGCGATTATAATCAAACTTTATCTTTTGGATATAATTTTTTAGATGATGATATTTTAGATCAGAATAAAGAGTTGTCTCGGTATTCATTAAACACATTAAAACATCAATTTATAACACGTTTTACAAGTAAATTATTTAAAAATGTAAGACAAAATATTATTTACAAACATGCAGAACGTACTATTGGTGGAAGTTATAATGTTTGGGATGCTTCTGTAATTGTAGATTTCACTAAATTTAGTGTTACAGTTACTGCTAATAATATTTTTGATGCAGCATATATAGAATCTGGTTTTGTGCCGATGCCACCAAGCAATGTTTTATTTGGATTGCGTTATAATTTCTAA
- a CDS encoding PLP-dependent aminotransferase family protein: protein MIDSPVNTLFKQLINFDKSLSQPVYIQVSQQIINAIQRGYLAKGTVLPGTRVLGQLLKVHRNTAVAVYEELASQGWVEIIPNKGTFILEPALKKAKIKAPSKKLHQAYSYAKATGFPFQKSFHLASTTQLTDAKYTINDGKPDLRLHPVHEFTRWYSAAMKRKTLINKWNRPIESSYSLFQTQLCNYLNATRGFHISPSNLINTRSTEMSLYIVSQLLIKQNDIVLVGHLSNYASNMIFQQAGATIKTIPIDDEGLNVDYIRKHFIKKSIRCVYVCTHRDYPTAVTLSAERRVQLLQLAAAYGFAIIEDDYDYDFQYEGSAMLPMASADANGMVIYLGKLGQSLFPSFQTGFVVAPENLISEANNYLELLDKQGDLIQEQMLSELIHEGEIYRLMKKNIVIYKQRRDCLCKLLTQYFSEMAQWKIPSGGLAIWLEFQPKISLVKLAEESEKNDLFLPKTILYQDKNTCAIRFGFGHLNTAEITTVLKKLRSAYNRLFIEV from the coding sequence ATGATAGATAGTCCGGTTAATACTCTTTTTAAACAATTAATTAATTTTGATAAATCGTTGTCTCAACCTGTATATATACAAGTTTCACAGCAAATTATAAATGCGATACAACGTGGCTATTTAGCCAAGGGAACAGTTTTACCAGGAACCCGTGTGTTAGGTCAACTATTAAAAGTTCATAGAAATACAGCAGTTGCAGTTTATGAAGAGTTGGCCTCTCAAGGTTGGGTAGAAATAATACCAAATAAAGGCACATTTATTTTAGAACCAGCACTAAAAAAAGCAAAAATAAAAGCGCCTTCAAAAAAGTTACATCAAGCATATAGCTACGCTAAGGCAACAGGGTTTCCTTTTCAAAAATCATTTCATTTAGCATCAACTACTCAGTTAACAGATGCTAAGTATACTATTAACGATGGAAAACCAGATTTACGGTTACATCCTGTACATGAATTTACCAGATGGTACAGCGCTGCCATGAAAAGAAAAACATTGATAAATAAATGGAACAGACCAATTGAGTCTTCTTATTCTCTATTTCAAACGCAACTATGTAATTATTTAAATGCAACTAGAGGTTTTCATATAAGTCCAAGTAATTTAATAAATACGCGTAGTACAGAAATGAGTTTGTACATCGTATCTCAATTATTAATAAAACAAAACGATATTGTCTTAGTCGGTCATTTAAGTAATTATGCTTCTAATATGATTTTTCAACAAGCAGGTGCAACCATTAAAACAATTCCTATAGATGATGAGGGTTTAAATGTTGATTATATTAGAAAACATTTTATAAAAAAAAGTATAAGGTGCGTTTATGTTTGTACACATAGAGATTACCCAACCGCAGTAACATTAAGTGCAGAACGTCGTGTACAATTGTTACAACTTGCTGCCGCATACGGATTTGCTATTATTGAAGATGATTATGATTATGATTTTCAATATGAAGGTTCTGCAATGTTGCCCATGGCAAGTGCAGATGCTAATGGTATGGTTATTTATTTAGGAAAATTGGGACAATCATTATTTCCAAGTTTTCAAACAGGATTTGTGGTTGCGCCAGAAAACCTGATATCTGAAGCAAATAATTATTTAGAATTACTAGACAAACAAGGCGATTTAATTCAAGAACAAATGCTGTCTGAATTAATTCATGAAGGTGAAATTTATCGCCTCATGAAAAAAAATATTGTCATCTATAAACAAAGACGCGATTGTTTATGCAAGCTCCTAACTCAATATTTTTCAGAAATGGCTCAATGGAAAATTCCTTCTGGCGGATTAGCAATTTGGTTAGAATTTCAACCAAAAATATCGTTAGTAAAACTAGCCGAAGAATCAGAAAAAAACGATTTATTTCTACCCAAAACAATTCTTTATCAAGATAAAAATACCTGCGCTATTCGTTTTGGTTTTGGGCACTTAAATACTGCAGAAATAACAACGGTGCTTAAAAAACTAAGAAGCGCCTATAATAGATTATTTATCGAAGTTTAA
- a CDS encoding LexA family transcriptional regulator: METSKTLTFFTPKASTGNGAIFVDTGISAGFPTPADDFMETRISLDDELIRNKQATFFAKVKGQSMIDAGLDDNDLLVIDRSLEPANNKIAVCFLDGEFTVKRLRVEKNEVWLQPENPNYPIINITEENDFMIWGIVTSVIKKV; encoded by the coding sequence ATGGAAACTTCTAAAACACTTACTTTTTTTACTCCCAAAGCTTCAACTGGGAATGGAGCAATCTTTGTTGATACAGGAATTTCTGCTGGATTTCCAACACCCGCAGATGATTTTATGGAAACAAGAATTTCTTTGGATGATGAATTAATCAGAAATAAACAAGCTACTTTTTTTGCAAAAGTAAAAGGTCAATCTATGATTGATGCCGGTTTAGATGATAACGATTTATTAGTGATTGACAGAAGTTTAGAACCTGCAAACAATAAAATTGCGGTTTGTTTTTTAGACGGAGAATTTACAGTAAAACGTTTGCGTGTAGAAAAAAATGAGGTTTGGTTACAACCAGAAAATCCTAATTATCCAATTATAAATATCACTGAAGAGAACGATTTTATGATTTGGGGAATTGTAACGAGTGTAATTAAAAAGGTGTAA
- a CDS encoding DUF2975 domain-containing protein, with protein sequence MRKINILKAIVDLLWIFSMPVVLLIIGFSIAIFFIDLGALNIEMNSVNFNNNDVLSKVLFFVSLINYLLIIAALYFFRKVLNYFIRVKIFKETVIKSFQKIGNLLIISGFISFLISILSKIYFEQKVTLEFGLNQHLVIICLGLFFLVLSEIFKIAKNQKQENDLTI encoded by the coding sequence ATGCGAAAAATAAATATTTTAAAAGCGATTGTAGATTTACTTTGGATCTTTTCTATGCCAGTAGTATTATTAATTATTGGCTTTTCTATTGCAATTTTCTTTATTGACCTTGGTGCGTTAAATATAGAAATGAATTCAGTAAATTTTAACAACAACGATGTGTTGTCAAAAGTATTATTTTTTGTCTCTTTAATCAATTATTTATTAATTATTGCTGCCTTATATTTTTTCAGAAAAGTATTAAACTACTTTATAAGAGTGAAAATATTTAAAGAAACGGTTATAAAATCATTTCAAAAGATAGGAAACCTATTAATCATCTCTGGTTTTATTTCGTTTTTAATTTCGATACTTAGTAAAATCTATTTTGAACAAAAAGTAACCTTAGAATTTGGATTAAATCAACATTTAGTAATTATTTGTTTGGGATTGTTTTTTTTAGTTTTGAGTGAAATATTTAAAATAGCCAAGAATCAAAAACAAGAAAATGACTTAACTATATAA
- a CDS encoding helix-turn-helix transcriptional regulator, with amino-acid sequence MAIIVNLDIMLATRKMRSKELAEIIGITTANLSVLKSGKAKAIRFSTLAAICDALDCQPADILEYQQD; translated from the coding sequence ATGGCAATCATCGTAAATTTAGATATAATGCTTGCCACTCGTAAAATGCGGAGTAAAGAATTGGCAGAAATAATCGGAATTACTACCGCAAATTTATCTGTTTTAAAATCAGGAAAAGCAAAAGCAATTCGGTTTTCAACTTTGGCCGCTATTTGTGATGCTTTGGATTGCCAACCTGCAGATATTTTAGAATATCAGCAAGATTAA
- a CDS encoding DPP IV N-terminal domain-containing protein: MKNIALIFLFLFTVSVISAQETPRPNYRAAAKYAPKNLAKMVHSTSVRPHWLKKGNRFWYAYKTSEGSNHYLVDLDKKSKKSLFDNVKMAKWLTEITKDPYDAKHLPKFTFKFNKAENAIRFRVTSTEEVLAVDDKKEETDDDEKEGSEQDSISSKKSGKKKPKMDKKVYHLEYRLGRNGLTIIDNKKKEKETWKKWANIAPDSSIVLYSKNYNLYWMDKMNFKKFIKDEKDSTVVENQWTKDGEENYGYGSGNRGQDNVDVEKNKDKRKGAWGTWSHDSKKFVFQKSDARHIKDLWVINSTEKERPTLETYKYHMPGEQEYYKSELLIFDIPTKSHVKVALDTVRQQSISVYRAPRKQSNKDDEFKPSLLLSKKGKIYFSVISRDRKKLDINVADINTGAYKTLIEERFNTYIESRPLILFNNEKEILHWAERDGWAHFYLYDSEGNLKNQVTNGDYHVDNFEGLDEKTRTLYFTANGVNKEQDPYYAHSYKINLSGTAMKGLNPGDFTSSTSMSDSNQYFVNNFSRVNTIPKSEVRDTNGRKVMDLEAADLSQLFASGYKFPEPFKVKADDGITDIYGVMYKPFDLDSTKVYPLLEYVYPGPQTEAVNKSFSYRMDRLDRMAQVGFVVITLGNRGGHPDRSKWYHNYGYGNLRDYGLADKKYVAQQLANKYQFIDIEKVGIYGHSGGGFMSTAAMLVYPDFFKAAVSSAGNHDNNVYNSWWSETHHGVKEEIDAKGKISHTYKIDDNQSLVKNLKGHLMLIHGDMDNNVNPAGTIRMANALIKAHKRFKFMVMPGQRHGFGNMTEYSFWLRADHFSKYLLGKENTEVDFMFMNMDKPMNK, translated from the coding sequence ATGAAAAATATTGCCTTAATTTTTTTGTTTTTATTTACTGTATCAGTAATTTCTGCACAAGAAACTCCAAGACCAAATTATAGAGCTGCTGCTAAATACGCTCCAAAAAACTTAGCAAAAATGGTGCATTCAACAAGTGTAAGACCACATTGGTTAAAAAAGGGAAACCGTTTTTGGTATGCTTACAAAACCTCAGAAGGGTCTAATCATTATTTGGTAGATTTAGATAAAAAATCTAAAAAATCATTATTCGATAATGTGAAAATGGCAAAATGGTTAACAGAAATAACCAAAGATCCTTATGATGCAAAACATTTACCAAAATTTACTTTTAAATTTAATAAAGCAGAAAATGCAATTCGTTTTCGAGTAACATCAACAGAAGAAGTACTAGCTGTTGATGATAAAAAGGAGGAGACAGATGATGATGAAAAAGAAGGAAGCGAGCAAGATTCTATTTCATCAAAAAAATCGGGAAAGAAAAAGCCCAAAATGGATAAAAAAGTCTACCATTTAGAATACAGACTTGGTAGAAATGGTTTGACAATTATTGATAACAAAAAGAAAGAAAAAGAAACGTGGAAGAAATGGGCAAATATTGCTCCAGACAGTTCTATTGTTTTGTATTCTAAAAATTACAATTTATATTGGATGGATAAAATGAACTTTAAAAAGTTTATTAAAGATGAAAAAGATAGTACAGTTGTAGAAAACCAATGGACCAAAGATGGTGAGGAAAACTATGGTTACGGTTCAGGAAATAGAGGGCAAGATAATGTGGATGTAGAAAAAAATAAAGACAAAAGAAAAGGGGCTTGGGGTACTTGGTCTCACGATTCTAAAAAGTTTGTTTTTCAAAAATCTGACGCGAGACATATTAAAGATTTATGGGTAATTAATTCTACTGAGAAAGAAAGACCGACTTTAGAAACGTATAAATACCATATGCCAGGGGAACAAGAATATTATAAATCAGAACTATTAATTTTTGATATTCCTACAAAATCACATGTAAAAGTTGCTTTAGATACTGTTCGTCAGCAAAGTATTTCTGTCTATAGAGCACCAAGAAAACAGTCTAATAAAGACGATGAATTTAAACCTTCTTTATTGCTTTCTAAAAAAGGGAAAATATATTTTAGTGTGATTTCTAGAGATAGAAAAAAACTAGATATTAATGTTGCGGATATCAATACAGGAGCATACAAAACTTTAATTGAAGAACGATTTAATACGTATATAGAGTCTCGTCCTTTAATTCTATTCAACAATGAAAAAGAAATATTGCATTGGGCAGAAAGAGATGGTTGGGCGCATTTTTATTTATATGATTCAGAAGGAAATTTAAAAAATCAAGTTACAAATGGTGATTATCATGTAGATAATTTTGAAGGTTTAGATGAAAAAACAAGAACCCTTTATTTTACAGCAAATGGTGTAAATAAAGAGCAAGACCCTTATTATGCACATTCTTATAAAATCAATTTATCAGGAACAGCAATGAAAGGTCTAAATCCTGGAGATTTTACATCAAGCACAAGTATGTCTGATTCTAATCAATATTTTGTAAACAATTTTTCTAGAGTAAATACAATTCCAAAATCAGAAGTTAGAGATACAAATGGACGAAAAGTGATGGATTTAGAAGCGGCAGATTTATCACAATTATTTGCATCAGGATATAAATTTCCAGAACCTTTTAAAGTGAAAGCAGATGATGGAATTACCGATATTTATGGTGTAATGTATAAGCCTTTTGATTTGGATTCAACAAAAGTGTACCCGTTGTTAGAATATGTGTATCCTGGTCCACAAACAGAAGCCGTAAACAAATCTTTTTCTTATAGAATGGATCGTTTAGATAGAATGGCACAAGTTGGTTTTGTGGTAATTACTTTAGGAAATAGAGGAGGACATCCAGATAGATCTAAATGGTATCATAATTATGGTTATGGTAATTTACGTGATTATGGTTTGGCAGATAAAAAATATGTTGCTCAACAACTAGCTAATAAATACCAATTTATAGATATTGAAAAAGTAGGAATCTATGGGCATTCTGGTGGTGGATTTATGTCTACTGCAGCAATGTTAGTATATCCAGATTTCTTTAAAGCTGCTGTTTCATCTGCAGGAAATCATGATAATAATGTGTATAATTCTTGGTGGAGTGAAACGCATCATGGTGTAAAAGAAGAAATTGATGCGAAAGGAAAAATATCTCATACCTATAAAATTGATGACAATCAATCTTTAGTTAAAAACTTAAAAGGACATTTAATGTTAATTCATGGAGATATGGATAATAATGTAAATCCTGCGGGAACAATTAGAATGGCAAATGCTTTAATTAAAGCGCACAAACGTTTTAAATTTATGGTGATGCCAGGACAAAGACATGGTTTTGGAAACATGACAGAATACTCTTTTTGGCTAAGAGCAGATCATTTTAGTAAGTATTTATTAGGTAAAGAAAATACAGAAGTAGATTTTATGTTTATGAATATGGATAAACCAATGAATAAATAA
- a CDS encoding nucleoside deaminase translates to MIQPFDDEYFMRKALQEAETAFDKGEVPVGAVIVLKDQIIARAHNLTETLNDVTAHAEMQAFTSAADFLGGKYLKECVLYVTLEPCQMCAGASYWAQIGKIVYGASEPERGFKNLNTTLHPKTKVIGGILENECSQILKRFFVEKRNLN, encoded by the coding sequence ATGATACAGCCTTTTGATGACGAATATTTTATGAGAAAAGCTTTGCAAGAAGCAGAAACGGCTTTTGATAAAGGCGAAGTTCCTGTTGGTGCAGTTATTGTTTTGAAAGATCAAATAATAGCGAGAGCACATAATTTAACAGAAACTTTAAATGATGTAACCGCGCATGCAGAAATGCAAGCATTTACTTCTGCAGCAGATTTTTTAGGTGGAAAATATTTAAAAGAATGTGTCTTATATGTTACTTTAGAGCCTTGCCAAATGTGTGCAGGTGCAAGTTATTGGGCCCAAATTGGTAAAATTGTCTACGGGGCTTCTGAACCAGAAAGAGGTTTTAAAAACTTAAACACTACGCTACATCCAAAGACAAAAGTAATTGGTGGCATTTTAGAAAATGAATGTTCTCAAATTTTAAAACGTTTTTTTGTTGAAAAACGAAATTTGAATTAG
- the dxs gene encoding 1-deoxy-D-xylulose-5-phosphate synthase, producing MTKKLLDNISNPTDLRKLSPTQLPQLAKELREFIIDIVATKEGHLGASLGVVELTIALHYLFDTPTDLLVWDVGHQAYGHKILTERKDVFHTNRQLEGISGFPKRSESKFDTFGVGHSSTSISAALGMAIASNLKGETEKQHIAVIGDASIASGMAFEALNHAGVSNANLLIILNDNAIGIDPSVGALKEYLTKVKTDKRLAVQNNIIKALNFDYSGPIDGHDLPKILSELERLKSVKGPKFLHVITTKGKGLQKAEEDQVTYHAPGKFDKISGERIKKEESLYTKYQDVFGKTILELAEKNDKIVGITPAMLTGSSLKLMMEKFPKRTFDVGIAEQHAVTLAAGMATQGLIPFCNIYSTFLQRAYDQVIHDVALQKLPVIFCLDRAGLVGEDGATHHGVFDLAYLRCIPNIIIFAPRNEIELRNILYTAQLGLKKPIAIRYPRGTGSIIDWQQQFSVIEIGEGICLKEGGKIAVLSLGTIAKNIEEAILLSENKSKIAHYDMRFLKPLDEKLLHPIFEKYKTIITIEDGVVKGGFGSSILEFASEHSYTNNIKILGIPDRFIEHGSLKNLQHEIGLDAQKLADYFDILS from the coding sequence ATGACAAAAAAATTGTTAGATAACATTTCAAACCCAACAGATTTACGTAAATTAAGTCCTACCCAATTGCCACAATTGGCAAAAGAATTGCGTGAATTTATTATTGATATTGTTGCTACAAAAGAAGGTCATTTAGGAGCCAGTTTAGGTGTTGTAGAACTTACAATTGCTTTACATTATTTGTTTGACACTCCAACTGATTTATTGGTTTGGGATGTTGGGCATCAAGCATATGGACATAAAATTTTAACAGAAAGAAAAGACGTTTTTCATACCAATCGTCAGTTAGAAGGAATTTCTGGTTTCCCAAAAAGAAGCGAAAGTAAGTTTGATACTTTTGGCGTTGGGCATTCATCAACTTCTATTTCTGCCGCTTTGGGAATGGCAATTGCATCTAACCTGAAAGGGGAAACAGAAAAACAACATATTGCTGTTATTGGTGATGCTTCTATTGCAAGCGGAATGGCATTTGAAGCGTTAAATCATGCAGGGGTTTCTAACGCAAATTTACTCATCATTTTAAATGATAATGCTATTGGAATCGACCCTTCTGTTGGTGCTTTAAAAGAGTATTTAACAAAGGTAAAAACCGATAAAAGATTAGCTGTACAAAACAATATTATAAAAGCGTTGAATTTTGATTATTCTGGTCCTATTGATGGACATGATTTACCAAAAATTTTATCAGAATTAGAAAGACTAAAATCTGTAAAAGGACCTAAATTTTTACATGTAATTACTACAAAAGGTAAAGGTTTACAGAAAGCTGAAGAAGACCAAGTAACCTATCATGCACCAGGTAAATTTGATAAAATTTCTGGTGAAAGAATAAAAAAGGAAGAAAGTTTATATACCAAGTACCAAGATGTTTTTGGAAAAACAATTTTAGAATTAGCAGAAAAAAATGATAAAATTGTTGGAATAACACCCGCAATGTTAACAGGAAGTTCTCTAAAATTGATGATGGAAAAATTTCCTAAAAGAACTTTTGATGTTGGTATTGCAGAGCAGCATGCAGTAACTTTAGCTGCAGGAATGGCAACCCAAGGTTTAATTCCGTTTTGTAACATCTATTCTACTTTTTTACAGCGTGCTTATGATCAAGTAATTCATGATGTTGCTTTGCAAAAATTACCCGTTATTTTTTGTCTAGATAGAGCTGGGTTGGTTGGTGAGGACGGAGCTACACATCATGGAGTTTTTGATTTAGCATATTTAAGATGTATCCCAAACATCATTATTTTTGCACCAAGAAACGAAATTGAATTAAGAAATATTTTATATACGGCACAGTTAGGATTGAAAAAACCGATTGCAATACGGTATCCAAGAGGAACTGGAAGTATCATTGATTGGCAACAACAATTTTCTGTGATAGAAATTGGCGAAGGAATTTGTTTGAAAGAAGGGGGAAAGATTGCCGTTTTATCTTTAGGAACTATTGCTAAAAATATTGAAGAAGCAATTCTTTTATCAGAAAATAAAAGCAAAATTGCACATTATGATATGCGTTTTCTAAAACCTTTGGATGAAAAATTATTGCATCCAATTTTTGAGAAATATAAAACTATAATTACAATAGAGGATGGAGTTGTTAAAGGTGGTTTCGGGTCTTCTATCTTAGAATTTGCTTCTGAACACAGCTATACAAATAATATAAAAATCCTTGGTATTCCTGATAGGTTTATTGAGCATGGTAGCCTTAAAAATCTGCAACATGAAATTGGTTTAGACGCACAGAAATTAGCTGATTATTTTGACATTTTATCATAA